The Solanum lycopersicum chromosome 2, SLM_r2.1 DNA window GACCTCTAATATCCACAAGGTATTCTGACATCCTAGCATAGGGAAAATGAGTAAACTGATTCTTCCACAGTTTTACTTCTGTTTTGGGCTTACATACCTAATGATAGTTTTTGCTTTGGTTCAGCGTCAAGTCACCAAAGGAGGATGAGTGGATACTGGATCCCGTCATTATTGCTGATGTATATGGTCCAGAGGTACTATTCCACTAAAGGTTTGGCTGCTTTAGAGATCTTTTGGCACTTGCAATTTGCAAGCAACTCCATCCCCTTGTTTTTTGCATTTAGAGATCaacaaatttttgtaattttctttgTGTTATATGTCTCTTACATATGGATCTCTTATTGCTGCAACTCGTAAATTGGATATGcttaattcttttaattcaGCTCCATTTCTTGTAcatgtttttcttttgtctCAGATCTATATGTGTATATTTGGTGTCCTACATGTTTTGCTTGGTCAGTGCCCTGTCCTATTATGGTGGATtgaatttctctctcttttcttctttggtTATGTTAGGGACTTGATTTTGTTGTTGATGCGGGTGTTCGAGTGGCTGATCCGTCTACTGTAGTTGATATGACTGAAAGTGCTCCTAGAATTATACGGCAGGGAAAGGTAAATCAGTAGTGTGTTTTTGGGACCTAATGTCTAGCATTCTGTTTGCCTACATGATTGCATATGTTTTAAATTAGTGAAAGCGGGCTAACAATTTTCTATGTATTCGGTATTCCAATTAGGTAAGTATGGTGACTGATAGCTGATTCAGAGTGCATACGCATAATATCCAATGAATTATGTGTCAAATTAGAGTCTAATACACATAGCCTGATAGCtctttataatgaaaaaatccTTGCTGCCTCTTATAGCTGCATAAGCACCTTCATCAGCGACAATTGCACTCGGGTTGGTTTTCTGTATTGTATAAGAGTCTGGCAGTACGTAAAAACTGTAATTTAGACAAAAGTTGCCAAAGAGATGACAATAGAAGAATGCTGCTGACTTTTGCTGTACATGATTTTGTTTCCCAGATGCAGAGACTTGCTTAAGCAACcacatcaaaattttcaaagtaaattaaatactaaactgGTATGTGTGGTGAAGAAATAATTAAACTGGATTGTAGAAGAGCGTCCCAATACCTGAGATACATCATGTTGAAAGGAGAAAACTGCTTAAGTATGTACCAGCAAGCATTAGTACTGAGTTGCTGTGTCAGAAGGATGCAAGGTTCATGAAACGGTTAAAATGCAGTTAGGAAACATATCATATAGACGCAATTGCGACAAGCTTAAGTGGAGATTCCAGATACCAGTTTATGCATTGTAGGAGAAATAACATGACTGGAAATTTATGGCATATTGCTCTTTAAAAAGGGATTTGCTTAAAAATAATGATCAGAAAATAGAACATGGCCGACTGGTTTCTGTCTTTGATccatttttgtatttataataaatcTATGATTGATTTGTTTACTGGTAAGGTGAATAAGTTAATAACCATGGATCaactttttctctcttctctcctGTCAATTCTCTGAATTAGAATGTCTGCATTTATATGATGATCCTCTTTTGTTTTGCTTGTTTACATTTGTTCAGGGTCCTAAGCAGCCTTGGATGATAGCGGAAGATGATGATTCTCCTGTAGATGAATAGAATCCGTTGTTGCCGCTGTTTAAGTAAGAAGTACTGCTTAAAATGTACACTTCCTCAAGCCAGAGCTCTTGTACAGCGCACAGATAAGATGGTGAATCCCTCGCTTGATCTTGAACAGTCTTTTAGTCTTCATTAGTGTAGATTGCTGTAAATACTTAACGTGGTAAATCAAGAATCACATGTAATATTTTGCTTGTGTAAACTTTAAAGCATGTTATGATCACTCTCTCTTATTCTTGCCCTATGGTAATTTCTATTGCGTTTCTCCTGCAAGCTCCTTCATGAAAACCGTGGAAGCCTTGTCCTGCCAGAGCGCCATGCCTCTATTTTCTTTCTCGTCCGTAGTGAAGAGAGAAGTCTCTGATCAATTggtttcaattattttaactcTTCCTGATCAATTCAAAGGTTGAAATAACTCATGTTTGATGTTTTCTAACAATCAAGTTGGTTGTGATTAAaggaattaatttaatattttcctaaaGTAATTCTTACAGGTAACAGTAATATACTGTCTTCTTTTTCCTACTTTGGGCACTACTCCTGTATATTTCAAGTGGAGAAGGAAGCTTGATTGGTTTATATGttgtatatataatagaatAATCTTTTATCCGTTTGAGTAACGAAACACATAGCTGATAAATGACGGCCAATAGTTACAATTAAACTGTAATATAACAATTGAGATACAAATAGACTTGAAATGGCTTTTTTTTTCAGAAGTATTTgaagatttttcttttcaatcaaACCCCAGAAATAGAATTACTTCTGTTTGGTCAAATGAATTGCATCAAAATTTAGCGCACGAAATGCAAATGCGTACGGTGCACGCTTTGGAGAAATGTAAAAGTGAAATATTTAATAATGGCGGCAAAATTTGAAAGTCGAAATTTTGTGGTTTAGTCCCCCAGCCAATTGGATTATATTCATTCTCCCGCAAGCTTCtcctaaaaaattcaaataccgCGCTTACTGCTTTTAATTCAAACCTAACACCTTTTGCCTTTGCCGTCTTTAAATATCTTCACATTCCCCATCATTTTTCTCAAGCAGCCATCTCTTCTCACTAAACCCTAGAATTTCTTATCCAAAACAAAATATGCCTCTTATCCCAGAAGAGCCTTTGCTCGCCTCTAACCCAGATCGATTCTGTATGTTCCCAATTCAGTATCCACAGATTTGGGAAATGTACAAGAAAGCCATGGCATCTTTCTGGACGGCAGAAGAAGTCGATCTCTCCACCGATACTCGTCACTGGGAAAACCTAACATCCGGTGAAAGGCATTTCATCACTCATGTTCTTGCCTTTTTTGCCGCCTCAGACGGCATCGTTTTAGAGAACCTCGCTGGAAGGTTCATGAAAGATGTCCAGGTTGCCGAGGCTCGTGCTTTCTATGGGTTCCAAATCGCCATTGAGAATATCCATTCCGAGATGTACAGTTTGCTGTTGGAGTCGTACATCAAGGATTCTGACGAAAAGAGCAAATTGTTCCGTGCAATTGAGACAATCCCTTGTGTTGAAAAGAAGGCGAAATGGGCCCTTCGTTGGATCGATGGGTCCGAAACTTTCGCGGAGCGTTTGGTGGCTTTTGCTTGTGTTGAAGGGATTTTCTTCAGCGGAAGCTTCTGTTCGATATTTTGGTTGAAAAAACGGGGGTTAATGCCTGGATTAACCTTCTCAAATGAGTTAATTTCAAGAGACGAAGGTTTGCACTGTGATTTTGCGTGTTTGCTTTACAGTTTGCTAAGGACGAAGCTAACTGAGGAGCGAGTCAGGGGAATTGTTGCAGATGCTGTGGAGATAGAAAGGGAGTTCGTGTGTGATGCTCTTCCTTGTGCTCTGGTGGGAATGAATGGAGATTTGATGAGTAAATACATAGAGTTTGTAGCTGACAGATTGTTGGATGCTTTGGGTTATGACAAGATGTACAATGCTCAGAATCCATTCGATTGGATGGAGCTGATTAGTTTACAAGGGAAGACTAATTTCTTTGAGAAGAGAGTTGGGGAGTATCAGAAAGCCTCAGTTATGTCCAGTTTGAATGGTAATGGTGATACCCATGAATTCAAGCTGGATGAGGACTTTTAAATTTAGTACTCTAGCtccttttttgtattttttgaaattagttTTATGTTCTTCTTTTAAGGTTCCGTTATATAAGtacttaataatatatatcagtAGAAGTATTGTAATAATTAGTTATGATATTTGTTCATTGTCCCAGTATGAAATGTGCTTTTACAGCACTTCCAccaacttttttatttctttggaTGTTAAATTTTTCTGAATTGATATGTTGAAACCGACCCATTTCCTATTAACTGAATTTCAGATTTAATATTCCAGGAACAAACCCACCAATCAATCAATCAAGTTCATTTTGTTCCAGCACACCAAGTAACAAATCTACCTAGAAAATTGGGTTTGCTAAATTCTGAGGTGAATGATTGGGCTCATGTTACCCAATGTTCCCtgaaatattttcatgaaacAGTCTAATGTTGAATCTTTTCACTAAATGGGGTATAATTTATGCCCCATCCATGGGTCATTGGGCACTTTGACTGTGCAACACgaattcatcaaattcaaattgaaatgCTAATGCTGCACCCATTGGCAGGAGTGCATATATTTTCACGAGAAACTTAAATGAGATATAACCAACTAATTGGATTGATATCTGCTAATTGCTTTAGTATGAAAACCACAATCTTTTCTATAATTCATTAACAAGAAAAATTAGACATGTTTGGGCATGATAGGAGAAAAACTTAGTTCTCTTAATTGCAGCCACCAGAGGTGTGACAACCTTTGACAAGACATCCAAAAAAATTTGAGCATGCCATAAAGAGCAGTGGTTTAACACGTTGGAACCATCACCACATTGTGTTGTAGCCAATCAGCTTCAGATCATATCTTTCTTAACATGAGCCTGACATTTTCAGATGCTTCAAGATTCCATTGGCATGCCACTAGTTTTTTGTTCCACCGGTTGAGGTGACTGGTCCTCTCTGCCGATTAACTGCACGAGGCACAAATGACAATCCACGAGCCCTACTGCGGCCAAAGCTGATTGCTGAAGGAGAATCCGAAGTGGTTAATTTCGATACCGCTGAAACGAGATTGTCTATTGTTTCTTCCTCAACTTGCATTGCACTTGACTTCTCCTGAGTCTTATTAGATGCTTGTTTATGATGCGGCTTCAGCCTCTGTTTTTTTGATGGACGAGCTTTTCTGAAGAACTCATAAGATGCTGGAAATTTATGCTTGTCAACAAGATGTTGCTGCCTGCTTTTGTAGCTTTTCAACTTGATATCACAGCCTTCCACAAGGCACTCATACTACAGGACAACAAGAATTCCAGTAAACAGCTACATccagacattttaaaaaaagattgaaacaGACTGTTACTCATACATAACTCTCTTTGAACAGACTAAACACATACAAGATACATGACCAACCACAATCAGAGAGCCAATTCTGCAACAAAGATTCATGcagcttataatttatttatgtatttacaATTTTACAGAAGctttaaaagtattttattttagaacaCCTATCCTGTTGGTTTTGTTCTGTTTATCAGACTTGACACTTGACCTAGTGGTCAGAAGTTAACTCCTCAACCAGTAAACCACTAAGATCAAGAAAGCCGATAACATGCAGCTTATAAACTTGGAAAGACATGCAAACATCTATCTCCTTGGGAAGGGACAGGGCAAGATGATGCAAATTCAGGATGGGTTATGTATAACCCCCACATTAACCCAGACGATGCACCTAAACTGTTCACGTATGTGCCTGCACAATCCCTTCAGCTATTACCTTAACAAACAGGAACTGCATGCTACATTTAGAATATGCATGAGAAGGAAGAAAGTTGAATCAACAAAAAGGCATGATTCACCAACTGAAAATCTGTTTGTTGAATCATCCAATTCATGCTCACTCTTAAAAAGTCATTCGCAATATAAATAGAGAATCAACAAGAACTGTCATTTACCAGAGAACTCTTCtttcaataataaatcaattCCTTACCTCAAAATGATTTCGGAAATAGACAATGGCTGGAGAATTCAGACTATACTTTACTTTGAaatagagagaagaaaaaaattataccaGATTTAAAGTCGGTACAGTCTTAATTCTCCAGCCATTGTTTGTTTTAGAAATCTCTTTTTAGTGCAAGGATTGATTTATTACCGAAAGAAGTGTTTTCTAGAAAATGACAGTTCTTCATGATTATCTATTTATAGCATGGATAGTCCATTTTTTAGAGCGAGCGCGAATTGGATGATACAACAAACAATTCATCAGTTGTTTAATCGTGTGATTTTGCTGATTCAACTTTCTTCCTTCTCAGATATATTCCTAATACGTTTAAACAGTGTAAGGGGGTTTGCCTCATTTTCTATGGGACACCCTAAAGAAAACTATGAGATAAAATGTTACCATGGGAAAGCCTCGAGCAGCTTTTGCCTGAAAAAAGGAATCATGAGCCTCTGACACATGTATGCTGAGCAGGCGTGATGTTGGGTAAACTCGAGAGCATACAGAACAAGATGCAGTATGTCGTGTAACATAGTGGTCTTCAAAGTCATCCAGATTTTTCATCTGTGCACCACAACCAATGATTGGACAGAAGAGATTGCTGTCAAgcatttaatcaattttatcaGAAATTAGTTATGTATAAATACATCCCCCTAAAATTTGTTATAGTAAACAAACCCAGAAATCACCTCAAGATTGACAGAAAAATAACAAGTTAAGAACATGAcatccatttaaaaaaaaaaaaaacaagttaaaCAATACATAATTAGGATCTTGATAATTTACagtaataaagaagaaaaatggacCTCAGCACCAGTAAATG harbors:
- the LOC101268630 gene encoding ribonucleoside-diphosphate reductase small chain, whose protein sequence is MPLIPEEPLLASNPDRFCMFPIQYPQIWEMYKKAMASFWTAEEVDLSTDTRHWENLTSGERHFITHVLAFFAASDGIVLENLAGRFMKDVQVAEARAFYGFQIAIENIHSEMYSLLLESYIKDSDEKSKLFRAIETIPCVEKKAKWALRWIDGSETFAERLVAFACVEGIFFSGSFCSIFWLKKRGLMPGLTFSNELISRDEGLHCDFACLLYSLLRTKLTEERVRGIVADAVEIEREFVCDALPCALVGMNGDLMSKYIEFVADRLLDALGYDKMYNAQNPFDWMELISLQGKTNFFEKRVGEYQKASVMSSLNGNGDTHEFKLDEDF
- the LOC101268333 gene encoding uncharacterized protein gives rise to the protein MAMEFDRQIELGFPFWSPTRRRFGPDDPFFAYGNIQRELLAKQVALDLTEEENQLVQNSITDDEISNLFCPIIGCGAQMKNLDDFEDHYVTRHTASCSVCSRVYPTSRLLSIHVSEAHDSFFQAKAARGFPMYECLVEGCDIKLKSYKSRQQHLVDKHKFPASYEFFRKARPSKKQRLKPHHKQASNKTQEKSSAMQVEEETIDNLVSAVSKLTTSDSPSAISFGRSRARGLSFVPRAVNRQRGPVTSTGGTKN